One Cryptomeria japonica chromosome 9, Sugi_1.0, whole genome shotgun sequence genomic window carries:
- the LOC131077139 gene encoding light-independent protochlorophyllide reductase subunit B-like, with product MKLSYWMYAGPAHIGTLRVASSFKNVHAIMHAPLGDDYFNVMRSMLERERDFTAATASIVDRHVLARGSQERVVDNILRKDKEEHPDLIILTPTCTSSILQEDLQNFVNRASIISDSDVIFADVDHYQVNEIQAADRTLEQVVRYYLDRCHRQEKWDQFLTDAPSVNIIGIFTLGFHNQHDCRELRRLLRDLDIQINQIIPEGGSVEELKNLPKSWFNLIPYREVGLMTTMHLNKEYGMPYISTTPMGAVDMAEWIHQIQKNVNTLALSSSSKRVDYEPYIDEQTRFVSQAAWFSRSIDCQNLMGKEIVVFGDTTHAASITKILVREMGIRVSCAGTYCKHDVEWFKEQIQGFYDEILIIDDHAEVEDMIAHMEPSAIFGTQMERHIGKHLDIPCGVISAPVHIQNFPLGYRPFLGYEGTNQIVDLVYNSFALGMEDHLLDIFGGHDTKEIISKSLSTDIGLIWNPESRLELSKIPRFAREKVERNTEKFARQKGIETITVEVMYAAKEALNT from the coding sequence ATGAAATTATCCTATTGGATGTACGCTGGTCCTGCTCATATTGGAACCCTACGAGTAGCTAGTTCTTTCAAAAATGTGCATGCCATTATGCACGCTCCTCTAGGAGATGATTATTTCAATGTAATGCGTTCTATGTTAGAACGCGAAAGAGATTTTACTGCTGCAACTGCTAGCATAGTAGATCGTCACGTACTAGCACGTGGATCTCAAGAAAGAGTTGTGGATAATATTCTCCGGAAAGATAAAGAGGAACATCCTGATCTTATCATATTGACACCTACATGTACCTCTagtattttgcaagaagatttacAGAACTTTGTGAATAGAGCATCCATAATTTCTGATTCCGACGTAATTTTTGCAGATGTTGATCATTATCAAGTAAATGAAATTCAAGCAGCGGATAGAACTTTAGAACAGGTGGTTCGATATTATTTAGATAGATGTCATAGACAAGAAAAATGGGATCAATTTCTAACCGATGCGCCTTCTGTCAATATAATTGGAATTTTTACATTGGGTTTTCATAATCAACACGATTGTCGTGAGTTAAGACGTTTATTACGAGATTTGGACAtccaaattaatcaaataattccTGAAGGAGGATCTGTAGAAGAGCTTAAAAATTTACCAAAatcttggttcaatttaattccttatCGTGAAGTGGGCTTGATGACAACAATGCATTTAAATAAAGAATATGGTATGCCTTACATATCTACAACTCCCATGGGAGCTGTAGATATGGCGGAGTGGATCCACCAGATTCAAAAAAATGTGAATACCTTGGCTCTTAGTTCATCCAGTAAAAGAGTGGATTATGAACCTTATATCGACGAACAGACTCGATTTGTTTCCCAAGCTGCTTGGTTTTCAAGATCTATTGATTGTCAGAATTTGATGGGCAAAGAAATAGTTGTTTTTGGTGATACAACGCACGCTGCTTCAATCACTAAGATACTTGTTCGAGAAATGGGGATTCGTGTGAGTTGTGCAGGTACTTATTGCAAACATGATGTGGAATGGTTCAAAGAGCAAATTCAAGGTTTCTACGATGAAATACTGATCATAGATGATCATGCTGAGGTAGAAGATATGATCGCTCACATGGAAccatctgcaatatttggtacTCAAATGGAACGTCATATTGGTAAACATCTTGATATTCCTTGTGGAGTTATTTCTGCACCAGTTCATATACAAAACTTTCCCTTGGGATACCGACCCTTTCTAGGTTACGAAGGTACTAATCAAATAGTTGATCTAGTTTATAACTCATTTGCTCTAGGTATGGAGGACCatcttctagatatttttggtgGTCATGATACTAAAGAAATAATATCCAAATCATTGTCTACGGATATAGGCCTAATTTGGAATCCTGAAAGTCGACTAGAATTAAGTAAAATTCCTCGTTTTGCCAGAGAAAAGGTAGAAAGAAATACTGAGAAATTTGCACGACAAAAGGGGATTGAAACCATTACTGTCGAAGTAATGTACGCAGCTAAAGAAGCGTTGAATACCTAG
- the LOC131077146 gene encoding photosystem I P700 chlorophyll a apoprotein A2-like yields MASRFPKFSQGLAQDPTTHRIWFGIATAHDFESHDDITEERLYQKIFASHFGQLAIIFLWTSGNLFHVAWQGNFEAWVRDPLHVRPIAHAIWDPHFGQPVVEAFTRGGAPGPVNIAYSGVYQWWYTIGLRTNEDLYTGALFLLFLSALFLTVGWLHLQPQWKPSVSWFKNAESCLNHHLPGLFGVNSLAWMGHLVHVAIPESRGEHIRWDNFLDVLPHLEGLEPLFTGQWNLYAQNPDSSSHLFGTTKGAGTAILTLLGGFHPQTQSLWLTDIAHHHLAIAFVFFIAGHMYRTNFGIGHSIKDILEAHVPPKGLLGCGHKGLYNTINNSLHFQLGLALASLGGVTSLVAQHMYSLPAYAFIAQDFTTQAALYTHHQYIAGFIMIGAFAHGAIFLIRDYNKISKQNFQPQ; encoded by the coding sequence ATGGCATCAAGATTTCCAAAGTTCAGCCAAGGCTTGGCCCAAGACCCAACTACTCATCGTATTTGGTTTGGTATTGCTACTGCACATGACTTTGAGAGTCATGATGATATTACCGAAGAGCGTCTTTATCAAAAGATTTTTGCTTCTCACTTTGGTCAGTTAGCTATAATCTTTCTGTGGACCTCTGGTAATTTGTTCCACGTAGCTTGGCAAGGCAATTTCGAAGCATGGGTCCGCGACCCCTTACATGTAAGACCTATTGCTCATGCAATTTGGGATCCTCATTTTGGTCAACCGGTCGTAGAAGCCTTTACCCGAGGAGGTGCCCCCGGTCCGGTCAATATTGCTTATTCCGGTGTTTATCAGTGGTGGTATACAATTGGCTTACGCACTAATGAAGATCTTTATACTGGAGCTCTTTTCTTGCTATTTCTTTCTGCTCTCTTTTTAACAGTGGGTTGGTTGCATCTACAACCTCAATGGAAACCAAGTGTTTCATGGTTTAAAAATGCCGAATCTTGTCTCAATCATCATTTGCCAGGGCTTTTCGGAGTCAATTCTTTGGCTTGGATGGGGCATTTAGTTCATGTCGCTATTCCTGAATCAAGAGGAGAACACATAAGATGGGATAATTTTTTAGATGTATTACCGCATCTCGAAGGGTTGGAACCACTTTTTACAGGTCAGTggaatctatatgctcaaaatccTGATTCCAGTAGTCATTTATTTGGTACTACTAAAGGGGCGGGAACTGCTATTCTAACTCTTCTCGGGGGATTTCacccacaaacacaaagtttgtggCTAACTGATATTGCACATCATCATTTAGCTATTGCATTTGTGTTTTTCATTGCTGGCCATATGTATAGAACCAACTTTGGGATTGGACACAGTATAAAAGATATTTTAGAAGCACATGTTCCTCCGAAAGGCTTATTAGGATGCGGGCATAAGGGTCTTTACAACACAATCAATAATTCTCTTCACTTTCAATTAGGTCTTGCTCTAGCTTCTTTGGGAGGTGTTACTTCCTTGGTAGCTCAACACATGTATTCTTTACCTGCCTATGCATTCATAGCACAAGATTTTACTACCCAAGCTGCATTGTATACTCATCATCAATACATTGCCGGATTCATTATGATAGGGGCATTTGCTCATGGAGCTATATTTCTGATTAGAGATTATAATAAGATCTCTAAGCAAAACTTTCAACCTCAGTGA